Within the Burkholderia ubonensis genome, the region ACCGATTCCGTCGTCGGCAACGATCAGCGACAGGTGCGTGCCGTCCGCGTCGATCCGCACGTCGACCGACGTCGCGCGCGCATGCTTCGCGACGTTCGACAGCGCTTCCTGCGCGACCCGGAAGATCGCGAGCGCGCCCGGGCCGGCGAGTTGCGGCAGGCGCGCGTCGGCGGCGCACACGAAGCTCGTGCGCAGGCCGGTGTGTTCCGCATGGCTGTCGATCCAGGCCGACAGCGCGCGCACGAGCCCGCCGTCGAGCGCCGGCGTGTCCTGTTCGGCGATCAGCCGGCGATTCGCGTCCGTCGCGGCGTCGAGCGCGCGCTGCGCGAGATCGAGCGCGCGACGGCAGCCTTCGGGCGCGTCGGCGGGCAGCCAGGTGTCGATGTTCGCGAGCGCGAAGCGCGCGGCGGTGAGTTCGGCGCCGAGCCCGTCGTGCAGCTCGCCGGCCAGATGGCGGCGCGCCGCTTCGTCGGCGGCGAACAGTGCGGCGGACAGTTCGGTGATCCGCGCGGCGAGCGCATCGCGGCCGGCGGCGGTCGTGCA harbors:
- the rqpS gene encoding quorum system sensor histidine kinase RqpS, translating into MDTSLNAPESAHAPFPSQQPSPACAPAPLPCTTAAGRDALAARITELSAALFAADEAARRHLAGELHDGLGAELTAARFALANIDTWLPADAPEGCRRALDLAQRALDAATDANRRLIAEQDTPALDGGLVRALSAWIDSHAEHTGLRTSFVCAADARLPQLAGPGALAIFRVAQEALSNVAKHARATSVDVRIDADGTHLSLIVADDGIGFARAHRHGYGVAGMRARCEAFGGGFELASPAAGRGAQLAARFAWDALFAAPATARRAFPIS